ATAAAGTATACACTCTTTCTGCTATAGCCTGCTACTAGTTTCAATCACACTCTGCTCATAAAAGGTATATCAACCAATTAGTCATGTCAGGGGAACTTTGCTCTTCGTCAGCTGGCTATGCAGACTTTAGATGTATAGACTATAACGAAATTTCTCAAAATCGCGATCAAGGAATAGATATAAATCTATCCAAGGTATGATTAATTTTTATTAAGTTAAAAAACAAGTTTGAGAGGGTGATTCAAACAAAGCGATCGCTTCTAAATTTAAATTAACCACGACTTGAAGAAGGCAGAAGTACGGAGGCAGAGGAGGCGTGGGTTGCAAAGCTGCGGGCGAACAAAGAACGCCGTGGCAGAAGGGAATTAAAGGGGGATACCTGCGGAAGCCGCTCCGCGTCTTGTGACCCCCAGGAACATTGCAGACCAGGAAATCGAAGATTTACTGGGGGTCTTAAACCCATTTGGTAGAGGGTACAGATGACTCAATCACGAACGAAAACTTTAGATCTTCACATAGCTACCTTCTGCCATCAGCCTGAAGCTTTTCTTGATAAATAATTATGATGTAAATCGAACACCTTAAATAAGGCGATACGCTTGTGGTTAGGATGAATTCAGTGTTCCATGAGTATACCCTACTTTAGGCCGATAAGCGCGTCCACATCTGTGTTCATCAGTGTGTATCGGTGTTCGATATATCAAAGATATAACGGTTTGTGATTAATTCCAGTGAAGAAAAAACGAACACGGATGAACACAGATAGATTCATTTGTATCGCTTCTCTATAAACAATAAACTTCTAGACCTCTTACAAAAATAACAAGAACTCCTCCCCAACTCCTAAGCGAAACCGGAGGGAGTTAAGATTTCTTCCTCTCGCTTCAGGATTGATACGATTTCACAAAATTATTGATATAAATTCTCTTCCTTGTCTTGTCCTCCTTGTCTTCCAGTTCGCCAAGTGTATCAGACTTATGGTGAAACAGAATGAGGGGGGTTAATTCGACTTTTGCAACAAGTCTATTTTTTGGATAAACGGTATAAATAGTGAGATATGAGCAAGAAGTTATAGTTTCTGAGTCCGCCAAAATAGTTTTGCGTTCGCCTTCTGGGATCTTATACTTCCTCAATACTATGATCGCTTGGAAATGCGCTGTCCTATCGGGAATCGTAACGGCTTTACGAGTGGGCGATCGCTTAACCTGTGTTTGCAGACTTCTATACTTATAAACATTTTGTAAATTTTTTACATAATAAGTAGAGTCTATAGTATTTTGGCTAGGATCTGGAAAAGGCTGATTCCATACGTAGTCTATAATTTGATACATTCAGTAAAACCACTATAAAGTGTAATGACTGATTCAACCGCGACTAAAGCTACATTACAAGTCAACAATTCCAATAGCATCACTACAGCTATTTGCTGGTGTTTAGCTTGGGGTGATGAACGAAAACCTAAGTTTGATTTACCTGTATTACAGCAAATGCGACAGGCTTTGCATGAAGGGACAGAAGTACCAGAACAAGTGCGATTACTTGTTGAACAAGTACAAGAGTTAGAGAATTTGAAATTTCCAGAGAAATTAGAAGAACTGAAGCAGTATACAGAGAATTATCCATTACTGTGGGATTCTAAGATTGGCTTAGTTTACGGTGGTGCGACCAAGATTAAACAGTATGTCTTTGAAGCGGCTAAACTTCCGGATATTCGCGGTGCATCAGCATTACTTGACAGGATTAATTTAGTTGATTTGCCTGCTTTTTTTGGTAAATATGAAGACTTTCCTAAATCAATCTCAATTTCTCAATGGTTAAGAAAGCACTTTCCTGAGTTAGAAATTGCATTAATTCCAGAATTAATTATTTACTCTACTGGTGGTAATATTCTGGCATTTTGTCCTGCTGAATTGGTTGATGATTTAGCCAATGCGATTGAAAAACGTTACACCGAAGAAACTTTAACAGCTAATTCTTGTGCAGTTGGAGCTAAATTTAAACCATTAGAATTCCGGTTTGGTCTACTACCAAATCAAATCGATCAAACGTTCTGGTTTAATAAATATCAAACAAGTATAGAACATCCACTCATACAAGCCTATTTTGCTCAGCCTGACGTAAACGATCCGCAACAAACTTTTAAAGAAAGCAAGAGTTTTAATCAGTTGGTTGCTAAGCTTGCTTCTCTGTTCAACCAGCGACGTAATGGTAATGATTGGATAAATCGTCCTAGTCATCGTTATCCACCAACTTTTGAAACACACCCTTATTTAAAAAGAGATGAAGGGGATAGACGTTCAGTAGTAATGAAAGCCGAGGGACTTCCTAACGCACCCTGGTTTTCAGAAGCATTAGCACGTAAGCGCATCGTAGGACAGATTTCTAAACTTGATGATAGTCCCAAAGCTTGATACTATAACGCTGGTTTTGATTGGCAACCCAATCAAATTTATATTCCTAGTTGGGTAAAAAAATTTGAGGATTTTTTGGTTAAAAATCAATTAGAGAATCATTATTATCACGGAGTTAAACAACCAGAAGAAGCGCGTTCTTTAATAGAAATTGGTAATGCCACTAACCCTCATGGATTTATTGCCTACATTTATGCTGATGGCAATAATATGGGTGGTTACATTCAGAAAATTCAAACTCCACAAGAATATCAGCAATTCAGTAAAGATATTTTCGATGCTACTGAAAAATCAGTTTATAAGGCACTAGCTAAACATTTACACCCCCATCAACTCAAAAATATTAAGGATCAAGATAAAGTACAACGTAATGGTCACTGGATTCATCCCTTTGAAATCTTAACTATTGGTGGGGATGATGTAATGTTGATTGTGCCAGCAGATAAAGCACTTGCTATTGCTAAAACAATTGGTGAAGAGTTTGAAAAACAACTTTTAAACAAAGGAACACTTTATGAATCAGACAAGACTTATAACTCACAATTAGTACATCGCTATCAAGGTGAAAAAACAATCTCTGGTGAAGAACAATGTAAATTAAGTATGTCAATAGGAGTATTAATTACTGCTGAAGACACGCCAATTTACTATGCAGAAAAACTTACCAGTCAATTACTAAAATCTGCCAAAAAATACGCAAAAGACCTGAAAAAACATAATTATTATGGTGGAACAGTTGACTTTTTGGTGATGAAAGCTGTAACGATGATTTCTTCCAATATTGCGGAATTTCGTTCTCAGGGATTAATTAAATCAGGACAAGGAAAGCAAAAACTCAAGCTATATGCTGCACCCTATACTCTATACGAACTAGGTGAACTTTTGGAAACTGCTCAGGTTTTAAAAGATGCAGAATTTCCGCGATCGCAACTGTACCAAATTCGTAGTTTACTAGAACGGGGTAAACAGACAGCGATACTTAACTATCGTTATTTTCGACTGCGACTAACTAACAAAAACGCTCAAAATTTATTGAAAACTCAATTTGAAGATGCATGGTGCAAACCAAAGCAGCAAAATAACAACGGAAATCTTGCACCTTGGATGTCTTTAAAAGAGGACAAAGAAGGATCTCAAGAAAAAGTCACTTATGAAACTATTTGGCTAGATTTAGTAGATTTATATCCTTTTATTAAAAAGTCACAGAACACTTCCAATCCATCAAAGACACAACAACAGACTTCGTCAACATGATTTTTTTGCAGAACTTACCTCAAAATCAAATTAGAACTATTCAACTCATCGCAGTCATTGATACTGCATTGTGTGTTGGTGCTGGCGGTTCTGATGGTTCCCTTGCAGACAAACCCATAGTCCGCAATGCTAAAGGACAATTGATTATTCCCGCTTCTCAATTAAAGGGTAGACTACGCCATGAATGCGAAAAGCTAGCAAGAGGATTAGGGTGGCAAATCTTTGCATCACCCCAAGCAGAAACACTTTGTCCAACACAAGCACAAGTTAATCCTGCATTTCAGTCTAATTACCAACTACCTAATTATCAAGGCTATCACTGTTTTATTTCCAAAATCTTCGGTAATCCTATACTTCCATCGCGAATTGTGGTTGATGATCTTATTTGTGACATCGAACGAGAAGACTTACCAGAGGTGTTGCGTCCTGGTGTCACCATCAACCGTCGCCGTCGTACCGCAGAAGAACAAAAACTCTACTTTTTAGAAATTTCCCCAGCGAATAATCAACTGGAATTTATAGGGGAAATTCATTTACTTCCAGAATGTCCATCATACGCCAAGCCTTTGATATTAGCTGCTTTGCGCCATATCCACGCATTGGGTGGTAGTAAATCTGTTGGATTGGGTTGGTTGAAGTGGAAGGGACTCAAAACACTAGCCAAAGATGATCAAACCTGGAAATTGTTAATACCAGAGGTAAAGCTATGATACGAATCAAATTAGAGATTACAGCTTTGTCTCCATTAGCGATCGCTGCGAAAAAACCTGGTTCTGTGAGTGAAGCCGAAGATCATATTCCTGGTTCAGTGATTCGAGGTGCGATCGCATCTCAAATTCTCCAACTATCTAATCAGCAAATACCAGGCATATCAGAACAAAATTTAGTATTAGGCGGCGGTGACTTTGAATCACTTTTTTTAAGTGATGAACCTGCTATTTTTCAAAATGCTTATCCAGCTGTAGCTAAGATTGCAGATGAGTCCAATTCTGGTAAAACTAAGTCTGAACTCTTTTCTAGAATTGTGAATGATGAAGTTATGTTTTTACCTGCAACAGCAGTTAGTTCTAAAACAAATCCAGGTTTTTTACCCAAAGGTAATGGAGTTTTTGATACACTAATAGACCGATTTTGTGCAGATGCATACAATTATCCTTACGACCCTAGCGATCCGAAATCTCTAAAAGAGAAAACCGATGCACGGATTGAACCATACAGCAGCTTCTACAGCAAAACTAACGACAATAAATACCGCAGTCATTCTATTAGCACTCGCTTTCTGACACGAGTTGGAATTAATCGTCGCACAGCCACATCAGAAGATGATATCCTTTACAGCATTGAAGTTTTAAACGAATCATTTGTTGAAGATCCACACACAAATCCTAAAAACTGGCATCCTGTTGTTTATCGAAGTTCAGTTTTAATTCAAAATCCAGATTTAGCCAAGTCTCTGAGTAATTTTATCAATTAAAATTCTGATAATTTTCGTTTAGGTGGTGCAACTTCACGAGGTTTAGGCAAGGTTGTAATAAAAGCAAAAATAGAGGAACTCTCAGCAGACATCAAAGCAAGAATCACAAAATTTAACAAACAACTTGAAGAACGTTGGAAATTGTGGTCAGTATTTGGCGAACCAGAAAAAAATCTCATAGAAACTTATATCTTGCATCTGGAAATATGAATGTTAATATCTTGACTAAGTAAGAAAGAACGCATTCGTTCAAGATTCAGTAAAATTGAAAACACAAGAAATCCTGGCAAGCAAGCTTGAATAGCAATTTGTGCAGCTTGTCCCCAATCAGGTAGATCTGTAGTGGCAAGCGATAAATAATACCAATTCAAAAAATGTTTGCGACAGATAAGGCATTGAGGATGAAGTCATAACCAGTCAAAGAAGCAGCAATTTGAGGAGTGAGGAGAGCTAGGAGTTGAGCAACCTTGGTTTGCAGATGCTCCAGGTGATCAAATAGCTCCCATTTCAAGTCTTGCTTGAGATATTCCCAAACGCGCTCTATGGGATTCAGTTCAGGAGAATGAGCAGGCTGGAACAAAAGAACAATATTCTCTGGAATTTGTAAACGTTTAGCTTTATGAAATAAGCCGTTATCAACTTGGAGAATGTTAAGTGATTTGGGATAACAGGCAGCGAACTCGTTCAAAAATTGTTGGTAGCATTCGGTATCAACATGAGAAAACTGCCAAAATAAACTTTCCCCAGTAAGTGGTTCAACTGCTCCATATAGCCAGAACGCTTTAAATTGCCACTGCCAATCACCAATAGGCTTAACTCCGGGAAGAGTAATTTTACGTCCTTCAATGGTTTTGAGTCCAAATCGACTCTCATCTTGTACAAAATAACGAATATTTTCGTACTGGGGCAAGATAATGGCACTGTATTGAGCAATTAATTGCAAGTCATCACCGAGTTTTTTTTAAAAGACTCTAGTTTTTCTTCGTCCTGTTTTCGGTTACGCGGACGTGGGACTTTCAGCTTGGCTTTGAGCCTGTAACGTGCCAGATGATGTACAGTTGCGTACTCAGCTTGCACACCCAAGGTTTTTTCTAACCAATGTTGTATTTGTGTGTACCGTTGAAACCCACCTTCTGGTTGTTCGAGTTGTTTTTTCAAACTCGATACAGCCCAATCTGGTATTGCTCTTTTTCGACCTGAACTCGTTCCAAATTCAACAACCGCCTCAATTCCTCCTTCTCGATAATCTGCCAACCATCGATGTACTGTAGCTCGATGTTTTCCCAAGATTTTAGCAATCTCACTTACACTCATTTCTTGCCCTTTAATCAGATATAGGGCTTGTATACGTTCTTTGCTCCGAGACTGTTTTTGATGTCTGAGCAACTTCTCTAGTTCCTCGACACTATCAACTATCTCGATCTGTGTTACCCCTACCATCACATACCCTGAATGCTACTTCTGTCTATTTTTACCATCTGTCGCATTCTTTTTTCAAATTGGTATAAGCCCAATGCGCCAAAATATAAGCAATTAGCGAAAGTACTAACCAGCGATAAACGCCCAAAAGTTTTCCTTGACCGAAGCGGTTTAACCCAAAACGATGCTTTGCAATTTTAAACCAACCCTCAATTTGCCAGCGACGCTTACCCCACCAGTTAATAGTACTCGCCTTGAGAGGTCTAGTAGATAGAATAAACATTTTCTCCAACTTGCCATCATCACGTTTGAGATAATACCAAGACACTGTAACAGGAAACTTTAAACCCACGAATCGTACTTGCTGTCCGCGTTTATGTAAATGTCGTAAAATACGCCCATCGAGTAATTTACGGTCAATCCGTACTCCAACAACGGCGTGATATTTAAGCTTACGTAACCCGTGGAGAAACTCAATACTTCCGAAGGCAGTATCTGCTAAAATCATCACCTTAAAATGTTTGGTTAAAGCTTTGGGTAATGACTTGATTAGCTTTAATCCTAACTGTGCGGGTGAAGTAGTTCCCTTGCCTCTCCAAACACGAAAATTCCAAGGTACTCGCCACTGACCAACGACCAAATACACCACAACCAAATGCAACCCTCGTTTTCCGTTATAGACACTGATTAAATTCTTAAAAGACTTGAATTTCCCAAATTTTTCCACAGTTGTGAGGTCGATCATCACCTGTAAAAACGGTTTGCGCCCCTTTGGGCACTCGGACAATATCTCCTGCATGATGCGCGCACGAATTGTGCGAATTACACTCTTGGTTGACCAGTCGTAAATATTGAGAAATCGACTTAAGGCACTGGCAGACTTACTTCTACTATGTTCAGGTAAGGGATATCCTTGCGCCTCCAAAAATAACCCCAACATCGCTTCTAGGTTTTGTTGTTGGTATGTAGACGGCATCAACGACACTAAGGTGTAAACTAACCCTTGGGCGTGGGCAAGAATTGATTTCATTGTTCTTGCTTTTCCATAATGCTATTCACGCCCTTTTTTCTCATATTTCGGATCTGATGTGCAAATCCAGGCAGTCTTCCAAGTTGGCGATCACCTGCACCCTTACTTGTTTGCGTAATTTCCTAAATAATACAGTTATATTAATTTCTCAGTATCACGTAAGCTCATTTTCGCTTCTGGTGTCACTTTCTTACACCCTCTATTCGTGTATTAGTGGTTTATCCAGAGAGGTGCAAGATATAAGGAAAATCGTATTTATTTTACTCTTGACCTGCAAGCTGACGCAATCCTTACAGAAAATTGGCAGCACACCACGGTAATTTCCGCAGAAATGTTGTGTCAATTTGTAGGTTTAGAGCATGAATTATTACAATTAAATACAGATGAAAAAGATAATTTTCTCAAATTAGAAGTAGTATATAGCAGCTATAACTATCGTTCTGGTTGGAATGCAGCTTGGGGGCTAATGAAAGATATAGAATTAGTCACTGATAGAGGTTCTGTATATTTATTTAGTACAAATCAACCGGATTTATGGATAGAAAAATTAAAGGATTTAGAACTAAAAGGAGTAGGCGATCGCACATCTGAAGGTTTTGGACAAGTACAAGTTTGCAATGAATTTCATAGTGTATTTCGGGAGAAAGCTAAATGAATGAACAATCAGATCCACAAAAACAACTCAAGATTCAAAAGGAAATTCTTCAAGTTGAAGATGATCTAGTTATTTGGATTCAAACTGCTTTAGATAAAACAAAATATGGCGACTTAGAAGAATCACAATTTCGTAACTTAGTGCGA
Above is a genomic segment from Fischerella sp. JS2 containing:
- a CDS encoding IS630 family transposase, with product MQLIAQYSAIILPQYENIRYFVQDESRFGLKTIEGRKITLPGVKPIGDWQWQFKAFWLYGAVEPLTGESLFWQFSHVDTECYQQFLNEFAACYPKSLNILQVDNGLFHKAKRLQIPENIVLLFQPAHSPELNPIERVWEYLKQDLKWELFDHLEHLQTKVAQLLALLTPQIAASLTGYDFILNALSVANIF
- a CDS encoding RAMP superfamily CRISPR-associated protein, whose protein sequence is MIFLQNLPQNQIRTIQLIAVIDTALCVGAGGSDGSLADKPIVRNAKGQLIIPASQLKGRLRHECEKLARGLGWQIFASPQAETLCPTQAQVNPAFQSNYQLPNYQGYHCFISKIFGNPILPSRIVVDDLICDIEREDLPEVLRPGVTINRRRRTAEEQKLYFLEISPANNQLEFIGEIHLLPECPSYAKPLILAALRHIHALGGSKSVGLGWLKWKGLKTLAKDDQTWKLLIPEVKL
- the cas10 gene encoding type III-B CRISPR-associated protein Cas10/Cmr2 — translated: MVKNQLENHYYHGVKQPEEARSLIEIGNATNPHGFIAYIYADGNNMGGYIQKIQTPQEYQQFSKDIFDATEKSVYKALAKHLHPHQLKNIKDQDKVQRNGHWIHPFEILTIGGDDVMLIVPADKALAIAKTIGEEFEKQLLNKGTLYESDKTYNSQLVHRYQGEKTISGEEQCKLSMSIGVLITAEDTPIYYAEKLTSQLLKSAKKYAKDLKKHNYYGGTVDFLVMKAVTMISSNIAEFRSQGLIKSGQGKQKLKLYAAPYTLYELGELLETAQVLKDAEFPRSQLYQIRSLLERGKQTAILNYRYFRLRLTNKNAQNLLKTQFEDAWCKPKQQNNNGNLAPWMSLKEDKEGSQEKVTYETIWLDLVDLYPFIKKSQNTSNPSKTQQQTSST
- a CDS encoding helix-turn-helix domain-containing protein, which codes for MVGVTQIEIVDSVEELEKLLRHQKQSRSKERIQALYLIKGQEMSVSEIAKILGKHRATVHRWLADYREGGIEAVVEFGTSSGRKRAIPDWAVSSLKKQLEQPEGGFQRYTQIQHWLEKTLGVQAEYATVHHLARYRLKAKLKVPRPRNRKQDEEKLESFKKNSVMTCN